The sequence ACGGCCGCCAGCCAGATGAAGCCCGGCGACATCGACTGGGATTACATTTTTGGCAAGCTCGGTGCCCGCTGGTTCCACACGGGCGGCATCTACGCCGCGCTGAGCGAGTCGACCGCCGAAGTGACGCTGGAAGCCGTCAAGGCCGCCCAGAAGCACGGCACCATCGTCTCCTACGACCTCAACTACCGCCCCAGCCTCTGGAAGAGCATCGGCGGCCACGCCAAGGCCCAGGAAGTCAACCGCGAGATCGCGAAGTATGTCGATGTGATGATCGGCAACGAAGAAGACTTCACCGCCTGCCTCGGCTTCGAGATCGAAGGCGTCGATGAAAACCTCTCCGAGCTGCCCATCGAGAGCTTCAAGCGCATGATCAACGAGGCCACCAAGGCTTTCCCGAACTTCAAGGCCACCGCCACCACCCTGCGTGGCGTGAAGACCGCCACCGTCAACGACTGGGCCGCGATGGCCTGGATGGGCGGCGAGTTCTTCCAGAGCCGTGAATTCCCGGGCCTGGAGATCATGGACCGCGTGGGCGGCGGCGACAGCTTCGCCAGCGGCTTCATCTTCGGCCTGCTCGAAACGGGCGACGCCGGCAAGGCCGTCAACTACGGCGCGGCCCACGGTGCCCACGCCATGACGACCCCGGGCGACACCTCGATGGCCACCCGCGGCGAAATCGAAAAGTTGATGAAGGGCGGCAGCGCCCGCGTCGTGCGTTAAGGCTGTGCCGCGAAAGCGCCCACCCGGTCACGCCGGGTGACGCTCGCGTGACATCTCTTTGGACAAGCCGGCTTTCGCTTGAGCGAGGGCCGGCTTTCTTTTTGATCGGTGGGCGCGCCGGCTACTCTCAGGCTGGCGAGGCATTCTGTCTTAACACCTTCGCCCACCATGAAACTTGCCTTCTCTCTCGCGGCTTTGGCTGCGCTTGCCCCCATCGTTACAGCCCAGAACTTCAGCTATGAAATGGGCCTCGACGGCTGGACCACCGGCGGCAACGCCTATCAGGAGAGCGCCGCCTCCTTCGGCCCCTCCGCTACCGATGGCGACTTCTACGCCGTGATCGACTCCGGCGACCGCCCGCTCAATAACGACTTCTTCAACCCTACGACCAACCCGACTGGCGTCAGCGCCGATGACCTGACTTCGCTCGTCGGTCAGGACAAAGCCTCCCTCGACAGCGCCTTCGGCATCGACTCGTTCGATATCTCCTACCTCGCCTTCGAGTTCACCGTCACTGCGGGCGAC comes from Verrucomicrobiota bacterium JB022 and encodes:
- a CDS encoding sugar kinase, yielding MSLNIKASSECFYDCVSLGEIMLRLDPGEGRVRTARQFTAWEGGGEYNVSRGLRRCFGLRTAVVTAFADNEVGRLIEDFVLQGGVDTRFIQWKPYDGIGRDVRNGLNFTERGFGIRGAVGVPDRANTAASQMKPGDIDWDYIFGKLGARWFHTGGIYAALSESTAEVTLEAVKAAQKHGTIVSYDLNYRPSLWKSIGGHAKAQEVNREIAKYVDVMIGNEEDFTACLGFEIEGVDENLSELPIESFKRMINEATKAFPNFKATATTLRGVKTATVNDWAAMAWMGGEFFQSREFPGLEIMDRVGGGDSFASGFIFGLLETGDAGKAVNYGAAHGAHAMTTPGDTSMATRGEIEKLMKGGSARVVR